The genomic region CTCGTGGCGTTGCCAATAGTCTGGTAGCCGTAGAAGCGGGCGCCGAAGTCACGGTTTTTGCGTTCGGCGTAGATACCGGCCCGCAGGCGGTTCGGCTCGCGGTCGGCGGGGTTGCCAAACGAATGTTCGAGGTTACCGGAAAACGTCAGGGTGCGCTCGTCCAGTTTCGAATAGAAACGGCCTACGTCGATCGGGTTCGGCTGCTGAGGCACCGTAATCTGGTAAGCCGCTTCCTGGCCATCCGGGCCCATCGCCCCTGTCGCGCGCTGGTAGCGAACCCGCTTCCAGTCCGGCTCCCAGCGGCCGGTGTACCCGTAACCCGCTACCCAGTTTACCCGGGTCAGGTCGGAGAGGGTGTGCTCGCCGGCAAGCTGCGTCGTCACGATGCTGCGGTTTTCGAAGCGCTGCGAATACGCCCGGACGTCGAAGCCGTCCACCACGCGCTGGCCCACCCGGTTGATGGTTTCCGTAGAGCTCAGCTGGTTGAACAGCGTTTTCCATTCCAGATTGAAGGCCGGAGAGATGCGGGCCGACCAGTTGTGCAGGATACCCAGACGGGTGTTGCGATTGTAACTGGCGTCCTGATAGGTTTCAAACTGGTCGTTGGCCGTGGCCCCGTTCTGGTAGATATTCAAGGCTACGTCGGCGTACTGGTGCGACATCGCGTAGTTGACGCTCGTGAGGTTGCTCAGCCGGACGTTGCCAATATCAAACCGGCGGCCGGTGTTCAGCGCAAAGCGAATGTCCGGCGAAACCGTGACGTTCTGGAGGCCCCAGGTGTTGGGCAGCAGGCGGGCATAGGCGGCGCGCTGCAGCGGGTTCTGGGCGTTGAAGGCGTTGGAGGAAGTCGGAAAGCTGTTCGGCACCTGCTGGTCGGCACCCCAGAGGCCCAGCCAGTTGGCGCCGCTGCGCTCGTGCGTCTGCACGTTCTGGAAAGTGGTATTCTGGCGGTAACCCAGCGTCAGACCCACGTCCAGGAAGTTCTGTTCGGGGCGGCGCTTCGTGTAAATCTTGATGACGCCACCGGCAAAATCGCCCGGCAGTTCGGCCGAACCGGATTTGTAGACGATCATCCGGTCAATAATGTTGCTCGGCACCAGGTCGAACGAGAACGAGCGCGTATCCACTTCCGTAGACGGCGTAATCACGTCGTTGATCAGCACTGAGTTGTAACGGGCCGAAAGGCCGCGGATCAGGACAAAGCGGTTATCGACGATGCTCACGCCCGGCACGCGGCGGATGGCGGCGGCGGCGTCGCGGTCCTGCGATTTCTGGATCTGCTGGGCCGAGATACCCACCGCAATGGGCTTCATCTGCTTGATTTCGGTGATAACGGCGATTTCGGTGTTGGTCGTGCGGCTGGCCTTCACGACTACTTCCTGAAGGTTCTGGCCGCCTTCTTCTTCGAGTTCGGTTTCAACAACCGTCGTGTTCCCCGACTCGACCCGGACACCCGGAATTTCTTTGGTTTTGTAGGAAACGTAAGAGAGGATAAGCTTGTGCGTACCGGCCGGGACATTGGCAATGACGAAGGCTCCTTCAACGTCGGCGGCGGCTCCGAGGGTGAGTCCGTCGATGCGGACCGTGGCCCCGATCAGGGCTTCCTTGGTTTTAGCGTCTTTGAGTGTGCCCCGGATGGTTCCGTTCTGGGCGAAGGCGGTGGTGATACCGACCAGGATAAGTGCAAGTAGCTTTACGACAGTTTTCATATTGGTTGTTGAAACACGTCGCAAAACTACTTGACCAATGTTACGTCAGTGTTATGGCAGTATTATGGCACCGTTATATTTGAAAATGAAAAATACCTGAAAATGAGCACTTTAATATTTTTTTAATATTCGTTCGATAACAATCAGAACCGGGCGGCCAACATTTTACGCCTGTTTTCCACCCGCCGAAGCGCCGGTCTTCTAGTCAATCGTGCCGTTCGTCAGCAGATTCTTCTGCGTTTCTGCATCGTACCAGAATCCGTTCACAAAAACGTACCGAATGCGGTTGCCCCGCTTGAGCAGGAAGGTGGCGCCCTGTCCGATCTGGGCCGGGCGGGAGGCTACCGTGCCCGGCTGAAGAAACTGCACCGGAGGCACTACGGCCGGTGTTTTCGTCGGTTTGGTCAGCCGGAACGAGGTCACTCCTTCCCGGTAAAGCGAATCCAGGTTCAGTTTCCGGACCAGCGCCAGCGAGTCCAGCGGCGTCCGGTGGACATGGCCGGGCACCAGCGTCAGGCCGTTGCCGTCGATTTCTTCGATGCCGAAAAACGTAGACAGGTCGCCGAGGTCTTCCACCACGCTGCGGTACTGAAAGGCAGTTGCTCCAGCAACGTTTACCTCGTTGCGGTTGATGCCCACGTCCATTTTGTACGGCTTCCCGTTGCGCATCACCTGCACGCCGCGAATCAGGACGTCGAACAGGTAGCGCTCGTTTTCCGGAATCCGGGTGTAGTCCGCCCGGCTTTCCAGTTTATAGCCGTCGGTCGAAATGGATTCCAGCGCCGTCAGGATGGCGACATAGTTCAGCTTGCGGATGTACTGCTTTTCGGGATCATTCGGGTAGCCGCCGGATTCGATGAGGATCAGCGTCGTGCCCCATTTCTGAATATTGTCGCCAAACGCCCGCGGCTCGAACTCATCCGAATACCGCCCCACACCGCCCGGAATGAAGCGCTGTAATACCCGGTTCATGCCGATGATGAGCTGCATGGACCGTTCCCGAACCGGATTCACGTTGCGGGCTTCGTCGTAGGCCGTCGCCAGAAACGAGATCGTCGCCTGTCTGGGCGTGTGTCCGACGCTGTAGCGGGTACTCTGGTCGTGGAGGTTGAAGCCAAAGTCCGGCTTTAGCGTCTGCTGGAGGTTTTTCAGAATGCGCGACTCCGGCGACTGGAGCCGCAGGGCATCCCGGTTCATGTCGATGTCGAGGGCGTTGCGGCGCTGGTAGCGTTCGGCCCCGTCGGGGTTGAGCATGGGGACGAAGTACAGCGTTGTTTCGCGCAGCAGTTGTTCGCGCAGCCCGTCAAACTCGTCGGTCTGACGCAGCCAGTTGAACAGATCGAACAGGGCCATCGTGGCGGTCGGCTCGTCACCGTGCATCTGCGACCAAAGCAGCACTTTCCGGGGTCCGCTCCCGACTTTAATCAACTGAATTGGCCGTTTTTCGACGGATTCGCCCACCTGCGTTATTTCAAACCGGCTGTCGGCTTTCAGGCTGTCGATCAGGGGCAGGATGTCTTTCTGTTTGAACCGGCGGAACGAAAGGCTGGCTTCGCGGTACTGGTCGTGGGTCTCGAAGAGGCGTTGAGCGGTATCCTGAGCAAGGGCTGTATTCATCAAAAACAAAATAATTAACGCGACGGGAATCAGTCGATACGGTTTCATGAACGGAGGCAAAGTTCGGAAAGAAATCATAGAATGCTCCTTAATTTATGCAGCCCGGCGGCAAAACCCAGCCACGAGACCAGCAGACACAAAACGACGTTGAGGAGTATATTCAGTATAGCCGACAAAATCCGTCCCTGCTGCAGCAGAGCCAGCGTATCGGTGCTGAAGGTCGAAAAGGTGCTCAGGCCGCCGCAAAAGCCCACGCCCACCAGCAGCCGGACGGTTTCGCCGCCCTGCCGCCCCGCCATCCAGCCCGCCACCAGCCCCAGCACCAGACTGGCCACCACGTTGACCAGCAGCGTACCCGCCGGAAACGACGGCCCCAGCCACGGCTGAACATACCGGCTGACGGCGTACCGGGTCACGCTGCCCAGGCCACCGCCCAGAAAAACCAGAAAAAAAGAATTTTGTGCCATAGAATCAGCGGGTTGTATGGCTTCTCGCAGATTTCGGACGCAGACTTGCGGTTCGCCACTGCGACGCTGGGTTTTCTGCGTACATCTGCGTCCGAAATCAGCGTCGCAGCGGCGAACCGCAAATCTGCGAGAAACAACCTCCTGCAAAGATGTCAAACATTCCTGCTTGTTCGACTCCGTTCGTTATTGCGGTTAAAAAATCTCTTATTTTAGCCCAATGACATCTTCTGAGCCCAAATCATCCTCTGCCCTTCTTAAACTTCTCGGCGTCGGCTTCGGCATCGCCGTCACCATCGGCGGCACCATCGGCACCGGCATCCTGCGCCGCCCCGGCACCATTGCTCAGGAACTGGGCGACCCCTGGCTGATTCTGCTGGTGTGGGTGCTGGTCGGACTTTTTGCGTTGCTGGGCTCGCTGTCGGTCATTGAGTTAGGCACCATGCTGCCCAAAGCCGGGGCCTGGTACGTGTTTGCGCGGCGGGCTTTCGGCGACTTTGCCGGGTTTCTGATCGGCATTGCCAGCTGGTTCGGAAGCGTGTCGGCCATGGCCTTTGGGGCTTCCGTCATGGGTGAGTACCTAGCATTGATTTTCCCGGTATTGTCCGGCTACGTCCGGCTCATCGGGGTGGGCATTCTGGTCGCCTTTGTCGCGTTTCACTGGCTGGGTGTACGGCTGGCGAGCCAGGCGCAGGAGGTGATGAGTTTTCTGAAGGCCGTCGGGCTGCTGGCGTTCGTGCTGGTCTGTTTTGCCTACGAACCGGACGTGCCGCTCGATTTTTCGGAAGCCAATAAAATTCCCGTGCAGGGGTCGCTCATTGTGGCGCTGCTGGCGGCTTTGCAGTCTGTTTTCTACACCTACGACGGCTGGCATACGGCCGCTTACTTCACGGAAGAAGACGTAAATCCGAACAAGAACCTGCCCCGCTCGATGATGGGCGGCGTGCTGCTCATTATTGCCATTTACCTGCTGGTCAATCTGGCGCTTTTTCACGTCCTGCCGATCAACGAACTGGCGGCTTCCAAACTGCCCGCCGCCGACGCCATCCAGCGGATTTACGGTCCGGCCAGCGCCCGCGCCGTGACGGGCCTCCTGCTGATTTCCATCCTCGGCATCATCAACGCCCAGATCATGTTCAACCCGCGCGTGCTGTTCGCCATCAGCCGCGACGGGCTTTTCTCCCGGCGATTTGCCACGGTCAACGCCGGAGGAACGCCCGGGGCGGCCATGCTGCTGACGGCCGGGCTGTCGTGCGTGATGATCCTGACGGGTTCCTACGGCCGGTTTTCCGACATCGCTTCGTTTTTCTTTGTCCTCTGCTACTTTTCGGGCTTCGCATCGCTGATTCGTCTGCGGCAGACGGAGCCCAACCTGCCCCGACCGTTCCGGGCGTGGGGCTATCCGGTGGTGACCTGGGTGCTGCTGCTGGCTTCGCTGGCCTTTCTGGTCGGCGTCATCATCGGCGACCAGACCAGCAGCCTGTATGCGGTGGTCTTTCTGGCGCTGAGCTATCCGGCGTATCGTCTGGTAAAACGCTGGAATGCCTAGGGCAATTCTTACCGTTCGTTAAATTCTTTGTCGCTTTTTGCTCAAATAAGGCCACTGAGAGCCATCCCGAAATCCGTATTCCTCTTCACAAAAAATAATCTTCATATTTTAATTAATTTTGTAGAGGACGTTTGTCTGTTTACCTGCCGCATTCTTATGAGATACCTCTACCTGCTGGTCTGCGTACTGACCGGTTTTTCTGCCCTTCAGGCGCAGAAAGTGGACCTGGACGAATTTTCCTTTCACGCGTCCTATGTGCAGCTTCCCCGCAACCCGCTTCCGGCCGAACTGACGACTTACTCCACAGAATTTACGTCGGTGGGCGTGAACGTCCGGGCGCTGGGCTACAACATGGCGGATTTGCAGAACAGCTATTTCAACATCAGCGGCTTTCGGAAGGTAGCCCGCGGCGGCCATTTTACCATTAAGATTCAGATCGACAATCCGCAATTCGGCGATCTGAAGGAAGCGCCCAAAACGGAAACTTCGAAGGGCAAAGACGGCAAGGAAGTTAAAACGACCACCTACGCCTACAGCTACACCTACTACGTGCCCATGCGGTACGTCATCACCGATTATCAGCAAAACATCCTGGAAGAAGGCGCCGTGGCCGACGGAAGCCAGCAGCAGGGCAGCTTCACGAGTTATTTTGCTACCCAGGCGCAACTGGCCGAGTACTGGAAGAACAACCGCAACTCCGTGCTGCTCGAACGCTGGCAGAGCTTCACGTCCCAGGCTTTGCAGAACTTCAGCAACCGGCTCAACGACAACTTCGGCTACGTGACCAAAAACAAGGTTCCCGGCACTCTCTGGGTACTCAACTCGTCGAAACACCCGGAATTTGAAGCCTACCAGAAGCAGTACAAACTCATCAGGGACGCCTTCGACGGCATGACCCCGGCCAAAGGACTTGACCCCGCCCTGCTCCAGCCCGCCTTGGACTACCTTGAATCCCTGCCCAAAAAATACCCGGCCGACGAGAAAGCCGACAAGAAACTGCGCTACTCAGCTTACTACAACCTCGGCACGATTTATTACTGGCTCGATGAATTCGATAAATCGGCGGCCTACGCCGATGCCCTCATCAAAAACGACTACGACCGGCGCGACGGCGAAGTGATGAAAAACGCGGCCCTGAGCGCCAAAGCCCGGATGACGGCCAACCGCCTGAGCAGCCGGCACTTCGTCCGCGACCTGAGCAAGGCCGAACCGCCCGCGCTGGCTCCGCCGCCGGTGGAAGTGCTGGCCGCCGCCCAGACCGCTGAACCCGTCAAAACAGAGCAGGAAAAAGCCTCCGAGTCGCTGTACAAGCTTCAGGGAGGCCTTGACCAACTGAAAGAGTTGGTTGCCAGGATGGAAGCCCGTGAGAAAGCGATCAGGGAAGAAATCAAACATACCGACGGGCTCATTGTCAAGTACCCGACCGACGCGAAACTGTACATCACCCGCGGGCGGCTCAAGCGCAATGTTTATGACTGGCCGGGTTCCGTAGCGGACTTTGAAAAAGGCGTTTCGCTGAAACCAAAAGAGGCAATTTATCACTACGAACTCGGCTTCACGGCAGTAGCGACGGGCGAATACGACCGGGGCGTTAAAGCCCTCGACGCGGCCATCGCGCTGAATCCGAAGTATACAGAAGCGTATTATCAGAAAGGACTGGCCCTCTCGCGCGCCAATCGGCCGGTCGAAGCCATTCCTGTCTTTGACAAGGCCATTGCCCTGCGACCGACGTACGCCGAAGCCCTCACCGAACGGGGCGTTTGCCGGGAGTATCTGCTGAAACATGCCGATGCCATTCAGGACTTCGACAAAGCCATTGCGGCCAACCCGAAATATGCCTACGCCTACAATTGCCGTGGCACGTCCAACTTCGGTCTGGGTAAATACCCCGAAGCGCTGACGGACCTGAACAAGGCCATTGAACTCGAAAAGTACACGCCCAACGCCTACGCCAACCGCGCCATAGCGTACCTGAAGATGGGCCGTCTGGAGGAAGCCTCTAAAGACGCTGAAGACGTCGTGGCCAAAAACAAGAACTTCGCCAACGGATACCTGGCGCGGGCGCTCGTCCGGGTGCAGCAGAAAAACTTCCAGGGTGCTATCGAGGACGCCCGGCAGGCCCTGACGCTGAACCACCCCCGCCCGTACCGGGTGCATACCGCGCTGGCCGATGCGCTGGCGGGCCTGGGGCTGCGCGACGAAGCCATTAAGAAATACGACGAAGCCCTTTCGCTGATGCCTGGCTACGCGGAAGCCGTGACCGGCAAGGCGCAGGCCCAGCAACTGAGCAGCAAATTTTAACCGTACCCACCGTGACGTTTATGCTGAAAAAAGGACTTCTGGCCCTGCTGTGCCTGAGTTTTCTGATTGCTTCCTGTCGGCGCGTGCCGGCGGGCGCCAACGTGGTGCTGACGGGCGAACCCGCCGCCGGACTAGTTTCTGTGGAAGCCACCGGGCAGGGCGGCAATTTTCCAGAAATGGAACAGAATGCCCTGCGCAAAACTTTCGAAACGATTCTGTTTGTGGGACTTCCCTCCGCCGCCACGACCGCCTATCGCCAGCCCATGACCGACGCCCGGCAATTCAGCGCGGCGGACCTCGACCAGTTTTTCCGGCAGGAGCAGCACCGCCCCTTTGTCGTCCAGAGTCGGCGCTTTACGGGTCGCCGCCGCACCGCCGCCGGAGGCCGCAGCCTGCGTTTTGCCTTTACCATCAACCACGAAGCCCTGCGCCGCCACCTGGAGCAGCGGGGCCTGATCCGGCCGTTTGGCTATTGATCGCAATGCGTCCGACACTTTTTCTTTTCGCCCTCGGCAGCGCCCTGACGTTGTCCCTGACGGCTTCCGGCCAGCGCCGGGCCGCCAAAGCGCCGGACCCAGCTACCCTGCCGCCGACCCCGGCGGTCGCTCCGGCCGATACGTCCCGAAACCAGCTTGCCACCCGCCCGACCATCATGGTGTTTCCCTTTTTCCGGGAAGGCCAGAACCTGCGTCAGGTCGTGGAAGACGATGCCAACAACCGCGTCGTGATGGCCAAAGTCAAAGAGGCGTTCGACAAGCGGGGGTATTCTACGCTGGATTACCTTTCCAAAGTCCGGAACCTGAACGTCAGCGACGTGCTGACCGGCGACACCAAAAGCGACCTCAAATCGCAGCTGATTCAGTCGTCGGGGGCGGATATCTGCGTGGAGGTGGAATACCGGTACACCGAAAGTCCGACGGGTAACGAAGTGAGCGTGGTGCTGAATGCCTACGAATCCAGCACGTCTTCCTCGCTTTCCAACAAGGTCGGCAGCAGCGGCAAATTCTATTCGCAGGACGTTGCCAAACTCACCAGCCGGGCCGCTGATCCGATTCTGGACGATTTTCTGAACGTGATGCAGCAGAAGTTTACCGACATCGTGCAGAACGGCCGCTACCTGAGCCTGGAAGTAGGTCTGGCTGAAGGCAGCGACCTGACCATGAACACCGAAGTCGGGGCGGACGGGCTCGCGCTGTCGGATGCCCTCGAAGTCTGGATCGGCGAGCATACCAAAAGCTACCACATTCTCGGCGTCAGTGCGCTCAAAACCACCTTCGACGTGCTGCGGGTGCCGCGCCTCGACCCGCAGGGCCGCCCGCTGACGACCACCCGGTACGCGCTGGACATCCTCCGGTTCTGCAACAGCCTTTACACCACCAAAAAGCCCGACCGCAAGCTGAAAACCAGCCGCCTCGTCAAGGGCAATACCATCTTCATTACCTTACAATAAAGCCATGCGTACTTATTTCGGGCTGTTCCTTCTGTTTCTCCTCCCGCTGACCGGCTTCGGTCAGGAACGGGACGTTATCGGTATTTCTCCGTTCAGTTATGCGTCGTATATCGAGGCCAAATACGTGGGCGAGATTACGGAGGCCGTTTCCAACGAATTTGTCAAAGCCAAACGCTTCACCATCGTTGACCGTACCAAACTCGCCGCGGTGACTAGCGAACGGGAACTTCAGAAAAGCGAAGAGTTCATCGACAGCCGCGTCATTGCCCAGGGCAAAAGCATCGGTGCCCGCTACATCGTGACGGGTCATCTGGCATCCATCGGCACCAGCAATTACTTTTCGGCTGAACTGAAACGGTATATTTATTCGGCTAAAATCGCTTTTTCGCTCAAAATCATTGATGTAGAAACCGGCGAAGTGGTCCATGCCGAAACGTTTGGCAAAGGCACTGCCGCCGGCAGTACGGGCGGCGGATTCTTCTCGGCCACCCGCTGCGACCAGCCCGGCTCGGGGTCATCCACCGAACAGGCCATCCGCGACGCCATCGCCAACATTGGCTGCGCCGTGGACCGCTGGATTAAAGTGGCGTTTCCGGTGATGGTCAGCATCGTGGAAGTGCAGGAAATGCACAAGCGGAAAGGCGCGCAGACGGTCCTGCTGGCGGCGGGGAAGATGTACGGCCTGAGCCGGTACAAAAAATTAAAAGTGATTGAACTCGTGAAAGTTACCGTCGACGGCAAGGAACTCACCCGGCAGAAGGAAGTGGGCATTCTGTCGGTGCAGAAGGTGGAAGACGATAATTTCTCGATCTGCGACGTCATCGACGGCGGCGAGACTATTGCCGAAAAACTGGGCCAGAAAACGCCGTTAAAAGTTGTCATTCAATAAGCCATGAACCGCATCCGCCTTTTTCTGCTGGCTCTTTATGCTTTCGTAAGCGCCCCCCTGCTGGCCCAGACAACCGGGCCGGGGCTGTTCGGCAAACTGAATCTGGTGCTGGTCATGCCGCCCTATTCGGCGGACCTGAATGAGGTCCAGTTGGATAAACTGCAAACCGTCCTGACTGACCTGCTGACTCAAAACGGGCTGGCGTCGTACCGGATGCAAAGCAATCTGGTGCTGTACCCGAGCCTGCGGATCGTCAACGAGCAGACGCTGAACCCCGGCGTTCAGACGCTGAAACTGGTAGAAGCGGAACTGAGCCTGACCATCCGGCAGGCCGATAACGGGGTTATTTTCTCGACCGTCACCAAACGCCTGCGCGGCAGCGGACGCAGCCGCGACCTCGCCATGAACGGGCTGCTGAACGAGGTATCCGCCTCGGACCCGGCACTCACGGAGTTTATGGAGAAAGGAAAAGCGAAGGCGCTGGCGTACTACCGCCAGAATTGCCCGGCGATTCTGAATCAGGCGACGCAGTTGAGCCGCCGCAACCAGTTTGCCGAAGCGCTGGGCCTGCTGCTGAGTATTCCTAAAGAAACGGACTGCTTTTCGGAAGCCGAACGGAAGACCGGCCAAGTATTTGCTTTGTATCAAAAACAGGCCTGCCAGCGCCTGCTGACCGAAGCCCGCGCCCGGGTGGCGGCCCGCGACTTCGACACGGGGCTGGCGCTGATCGCCCAGATCGACCCGGCCTCTCCCTGCGCCGGCGAGGCAAAAAAGGTCATCGAACAGGCGGGCCGGGAAGTGAGCGGCGACAACCAGCAGCGCTGGAATCTGTTGAAAGTAGCGTTCACCGATTACCGCGAACTGGAGCGCTACCGTCTCACGCTGGTCAGTGAATTTCTGACGGCTTATTATCTGTCGCGGCCGCTCTACCCATACGAGAGTCTGGCCCGCTAGCCTTTACAGACCGTAGACGTAACTTTCTACAAAGAGAATCCCGAAAGCGCCCAGGCTGACCAGCAACCCCCAGTTGATGATTCGCCTGGGTAAATCTTTGGTATCCGTCTGGTTCTGGTAAGCGCCGATGAGGTGTTCGGCCAGATCGGCCACGGCGAAATTAGAGGCAAACTGAAGCAGGTGCCAGGCATAATCAAAGCCGTCGATGCAGCGCGCCCAGACAAGCGGCTGAGCAATGACATAAACCAGCACGACCCACTCCTTCAACCCAAAGTCATCCAGATTGAACTGGAACCGACGCACAAGACTGGTAAAAAATTGCTTCAACATGGTGTACGGTGAGTTTCCTACTACAAAGTTGCACGTTTGTAGGAAAACTTACCGCCTGCTCCCGATTAAAAAAGCGTTAAGAACGAAGGACTTACCGAATTTTATGGCTGGCCACGACCCGCCGGGGCGGTTCCCCTAGTACCGCTGGTGAAGCTCCGTCAGGAACGCTTCGGTGCGCTTCCGCATCTCGGAAACGGTCGCCGTAAAGTTGTTGTGCATCATGCTGAACAGCATCAGCTTTCCTTTCCGGGTGATCAGATAGCCGCTGAGGTTGTACACGCCGCTCATGGACCCCGATTTGGCATAAATAAACGGTTTGTCGGCCTTGTACCCGCTGCGCAGGTTGCCCGTTCGGCCTCCCGCTGATAGAATGTTGAAAAGACGGTCCTGCGGCACGGTCCGGTAGATTTTCTGCAGCAGCACCACAATCGACCGCGGCGTAAAGAGATTGTACCGCGACAGTCCCGAGCCATCGACCCAGACCGGCCGGTCGGGCAGGTCTTTCAGGTGATTTTTGACAATGAACCGGATGCTCGCCTTCGTGTTTAGGGTGTCGCGGCCGTTGGCGGCCAGCAGCACGAGGTGTTCCGCCAGCAGGTTGTCGCTCACCAGCATCATGCGTTTGTAAAGCGAATCGGCGGGAATGCTGTAGAAGGTCCGGGCCGCCCGGTTCAGCGGAAGATTTGCCACCCCGACGGGCCGGTTCAGCGTATCGGCCAGCAGTTGGGCGGCCAGCTCCGGCGACCAGCGGAAGGGTACGTCCCTCACCCCCGGCTTCAGTACGGCTCCCTGCCGGAACCGGTTGCCGAACTCATCCCGCTGGATACCGGTACTCCGGGGGTCGCCCGCCACCAGACTATCCCGGAAAAGCGCCGGAGAGGCGTTCACCCGCGTCACCCGGTCCGCCACGGAAAACCGGACCACGTTCCCGAAAATCGGAAAGGGCGTCACTTCGGCCGAATAATCATCATTGTAATCATCCCAGGCCCAGCCGGAGCCGAAACGCGGGCCGCTGTAATTGGCCGCCGACAGAAAAATCCGTTCGGGCCGGTTCCGCAGAAACGCCAGGGCGGCCGTGTCGGTCAGGTCGGGGTTCAGAAAAGCAGCGTTGCCTGTTCCCCAGATAATAAGCGAATCGCCCCGCTGCTGGTAACGCAGGGCCGGAACCGAGTCTTTGAGCGACACCAGTCCGGCGTAAAGACTGAACAGTTTGGTGTTGGAAGCGGGCGTGAAATACTTGTCGGCGTTGTGCTGCACGACGGTTTGCTGCTTTTCCCAGTCGTAGAGCGCAAACCCGGTGAAGTGGTCGGTGTACAGCGGGTTTCGGGCCAGGTCGCGTTTGACGGGACGGTAAGCGGCGCAGCCGGTCAGAAAGGCAAAAAGGAAGAGGTACAAGACGGTTCTCATGCCCGAAAATAACGGTTTTACGACAGGAACGCATAAAAAAAGCCCCGTTCGCACCGAACGGGGCCTGGCTGTCGGTCCGGTTGGTTATTTGAATACTTTATCCGGGTTGATGTAGCCGGCTTTGTCTTCAAACCAGTCCTGGTTCTGCGCGCCTTTGCTCG from Tellurirhabdus rosea harbors:
- a CDS encoding DUF6175 family protein is translated as MRPTLFLFALGSALTLSLTASGQRRAAKAPDPATLPPTPAVAPADTSRNQLATRPTIMVFPFFREGQNLRQVVEDDANNRVVMAKVKEAFDKRGYSTLDYLSKVRNLNVSDVLTGDTKSDLKSQLIQSSGADICVEVEYRYTESPTGNEVSVVLNAYESSTSSSLSNKVGSSGKFYSQDVAKLTSRAADPILDDFLNVMQQKFTDIVQNGRYLSLEVGLAEGSDLTMNTEVGADGLALSDALEVWIGEHTKSYHILGVSALKTTFDVLRVPRLDPQGRPLTTTRYALDILRFCNSLYTTKKPDRKLKTSRLVKGNTIFITLQ
- a CDS encoding CsgG/HfaB family protein, with translation MRTYFGLFLLFLLPLTGFGQERDVIGISPFSYASYIEAKYVGEITEAVSNEFVKAKRFTIVDRTKLAAVTSERELQKSEEFIDSRVIAQGKSIGARYIVTGHLASIGTSNYFSAELKRYIYSAKIAFSLKIIDVETGEVVHAETFGKGTAAGSTGGGFFSATRCDQPGSGSSTEQAIRDAIANIGCAVDRWIKVAFPVMVSIVEVQEMHKRKGAQTVLLAAGKMYGLSRYKKLKVIELVKVTVDGKELTRQKEVGILSVQKVEDDNFSICDVIDGGETIAEKLGQKTPLKVVIQ
- a CDS encoding D-alanyl-D-alanine carboxypeptidase/D-alanyl-D-alanine-endopeptidase produces the protein MRTVLYLFLFAFLTGCAAYRPVKRDLARNPLYTDHFTGFALYDWEKQQTVVQHNADKYFTPASNTKLFSLYAGLVSLKDSVPALRYQQRGDSLIIWGTGNAAFLNPDLTDTAALAFLRNRPERIFLSAANYSGPRFGSGWAWDDYNDDYSAEVTPFPIFGNVVRFSVADRVTRVNASPALFRDSLVAGDPRSTGIQRDEFGNRFRQGAVLKPGVRDVPFRWSPELAAQLLADTLNRPVGVANLPLNRAARTFYSIPADSLYKRMMLVSDNLLAEHLVLLAANGRDTLNTKASIRFIVKNHLKDLPDRPVWVDGSGLSRYNLFTPRSIVVLLQKIYRTVPQDRLFNILSAGGRTGNLRSGYKADKPFIYAKSGSMSGVYNLSGYLITRKGKLMLFSMMHNNFTATVSEMRKRTEAFLTELHQRY